A single window of Enoplosus armatus isolate fEnoArm2 chromosome 22, fEnoArm2.hap1, whole genome shotgun sequence DNA harbors:
- the LOC139305428 gene encoding amphoterin-induced protein 2-like, with amino-acid sequence MRPAASQLLGKTDGGGSCRNPAAAALLLSLCLGFPPSVAACPPYCLCASDIISCSGHNLSALPFDLPSYATRLDLSHNALTVLPVDWISRPFDRLASLVLSRNSISRIEVKAFTLTPHLLHLDLSSNRLTVLNSSIFTGLKELKELLLFGNQIIQINPGAFSDLQSLQRLYLSGNRLMAFPLGLYWEPGGPRNLTFLDLSYNRLSKVPIQSLLSLTQQGGIYLQENPLVCDCALLALLEYWMWKQYRPLVDFRGEYPCRDDSGPGSACSQQVVSDMSLEAQIYQVEPGKWLRVPCPGLASPAQEGLVVFWITPRTVVNSSTNDPSDHLIVSPNGTLEIRGALMEDSGMYGCVAGRSRNHDPNESLEVNVVVGNLSTASTSGLAHGSGAEHFNTAFTTLASCVVSIILVLLYLYLTPCRCRESRGGGSRGCGGRAMILCSDPREVESGQRRSNGKRVAFLEPQADDSDIGGPKTPAMNLGHVTTEGILKNGSRTVGQTLTDPDHMA; translated from the coding sequence ATGCGTCCCGCTGCGTCACAGCTTTTAGGCAAGACCGATGGCGGAGGCAGCTGCCGCAACCCTGCCGCTGCAGCCTTGCTGCTCTCCCTGTGTCTTGGCTTCCCCCCCTCTGTGGCCGCTTGCCCACCATACTGCCTTTGTGCCAGTGATATAATTTCCTGCAGTGGCCACAATCTGTCTGCGCTGCCCTTTGATCTCCCAAGCTATGCCACACGGTTGGACCTGAGCCACAATGCCCTCACTGTCCTACCAGTGGACTGGATTTCCCGGCCGTTTGACCGGCTTGCCTCACTGGTTCTCAGCCGAAACTCCATAAGCCGAATTGAGGTGAAAGCCTTCACTCTGACGCCGCATCTCCTCCACCTGGACCTCTCCTCCAACCGACTAACAGTGCTGAACTCGTCCATCTTCACTGGGTTGAAGGAActgaaagagctgctgctgtttggcaACCAGATCATCCAGATTAACCCAGGGGCCTTCAGCGATCTTCAGAGCCTGCAGAGGCTCTACCTCTCTGGGAACAGACTGATGGCTTTCCCCCTGGGGCTTTATTGGGAACCTGGAGGGCCTCGTAATCTGACCTTTCTCGATCTGTCATACAACAGGCTCTCCAAGGTGCCCATCCAGAGCCTGCTGTCTCTCACCCAGCAAGGTGGAATTTATTTGCAGGAAAACCCTTTGGTTTGTGACTGTGCTTTACTCGCCTTGCTGGAGTACTGGATGTGGAAACAGTATCGACCCCTGGTGGACTTCAGAGGTGAATACCCATGTAGAGACGATTCAGGACCAGGGTCTGCATGCAGCCAGCAGGTAGTGTCAGATATGTCCCTTGAGGCACAGATTTACCAAGTAGAGCCTGGTAAATGGCTAAGAGTGCCATGTCCGGGGTTGGCTTCTCCAGCCCAGGAGGGGCTGGTGGTGTTCTGGATTACCCCCAGGACTGTGGTGAATTCATCAACCAATGATCCGAGTGACCACCTAATAGTTTCCCCGAATGGCACCCTTGAAATCCGAGGGGCCCTGATGGAGGATTCTGGTATGTATGGGTGCGTGGCAGGCCGCAGCCGCAACCATGACCCCAACGAGTCTCTGGAAGTCAATGTGGTGGTCGGAAACTTGAGCACCGCCTCCACCAGTGGCTTGGCACACGGCAGCGGAGCCGAGCATTTCAACACAGCGTTCACCACCCTGGCTTCCTGTGTGGTCAGCATCATACTGGTGCTGCTCTACCTCTACCTCACTCCCTGTCGATGCCGGGAAAGCCGCGGCGGGGGATCGAGAGGGTGTGGCGGACGAGCCATGATCCTCTGTTCAGACCCCAGAGAGGTAGAGTCAGGACAACGGCGGTCAAACGGAAAGAGGGTGGCTTTTTTAGAGCCTCAGGCAGACGACTCTGATATCGGTGGCCCAAAAACCCCAGCAATGAACTTGGGTCATGTTACCACTGAGGGAATTCTCAAGAATGGAAGTAGGACAGTAGGACAGACCCTCACAGACCCTGATCACATGGCATAG